The Microbulbifer sp. TB1203 nucleotide sequence CGGCAATGGTCCGATTGCGAAAAGCTTAGGGGCATGCTGGAAAGAAGAGAAACGAATAATTTTAATTGGATTGATTCCCCGGACGACCGAGCTCCGCGAGCGAATACGCCGGAGCATTATGAAAGGCCTTGATGACGGGACGGCCGAGTTGCCTGGACACCCACACGCTTTCATGCATGACTGGAGTCTTCCCGAGGCAGCGGGCTCATCGGTGAGACTCCCAACGGCGAAACACTACGCTGGCATTGACTCCGCCAAACCCAAACCCGTTCGACAGGGCGTACTGGATCGGCATTTTCCGCACGGCCGGGCCGACCAGGTCGAGGCCGTCGGCCGCCTCGTCGGGATTGATGAGATTCAGCGTGGGCGGGGCCACTTGATCGCGCAGCGCCAGGATGGTGAAGATGGCTTCGATGCCGCCAGCGGCGCCTAACAAGTGGCCGGTACTGGATTTGGTCGAGGTAATTGCCGCACCCGATCCTGTCCCGAACACCGAGAGAATGCCGGCCAGCTCGCTCCGGTCCCCGACCTGTGTGGAGGTCGCATGGGCGTTGATGTGCTGAACGTCGTCGGGCGCAATGCCGGCCTGCTGCAGCGCCTGCTGCATGGCGCGCCGGGCGCCGCTGCCATCCTCCGGGCCGGCGGTCAGGTGGTAGGCATCGGCGCTGGTGCCGTAGCCGACCAGCTCTGCCAACGGACGTGCGCCGCGCGCCAGCGCATGTTCCAGCGATTCGATCACCAGCAGGCCGGCGCCCTCGGCCATGACGAAGCCGTCCCGGTCGCGGTCGAACGGGCGCGACGCTTCCGAGGGGCGGTCGTTGAATCCGGTGGACAGCGCGCGCGCCGCGGCGAAGGCTCCGAGGGTGACGCGATGGATGGCCGCCTCGGTGCCGCCGCACACGGCGATATCCGCTTCGCCGCTGCGGATCAGCCGCGCCGCGTCGCCGATGGCCTGCACCCCGGCCGCGCAGGCGGTCACCGGCGCCCCGAGCGGCCCGGTGAAGCCGTGCTGGATGGAGATGTGCCCGGCCGCCATATTGACGAGAAACGAAGGCGCGGTGAATGGTGACAGCCGGCGCGGCCCGCGGTTGTCCGTAGTGCGCACGGCCTCGGCGATGGCGCCGAAGCCGCCGACGCCGGAGGCAATGACGGTGGCGGTTCGCTGGCGCTGTTTCTCGTCGGTAGGCTGCCAGGCCGCCTGCGCCAGGGCTTCCTGCGCGGCGACGAGCGCAAACTCGATGAAGCGATCCATCTTCTTGCGCTCCTTGGCGGCGATGCTGCGCTCGGGGTCGAAGCCGGCCTGCGCGTCCTCCGCCAGCGTCGGCACCTGTCCGCCGATGGCGACGCCGGTGCCGTCGGCCAGGTCGGCGGGCAGGGCGCGGATACCGGATTGCCCCGCCAACAGGCGGGACCAGACTATTTCCGTACCGCACCCCAGTGGCCCGACGGTACCCGTTCCCGTCACCACGATTCGAGCTGCATTGCCGACACTCATCGTCTCACCTCGCTTTCCACAGGGGCGGCGTCTCGCAACGGGCGCCGCTGTGTTTTCAGGCTAGTCCAAATGCTTTCCTCAGGCCTTTCTCCACCGGGCCGGCGGGCATGAAACGGCGCAATTTGCGCAGCAGCGAGGCCTCGCCTTTGGGCGTGCGCCGCATTTTCCATGAGCCCAAAGCGGCATCGACAATGGTGCTGGCGACCCCATCGGGCTGCGGTGCTTTATGCACATTTTTTTGAATGGCCTGGGAAACGACACTGCGTTCAGCGTCGTAGGCCGGGATTTTGGCGGCCGTTTGCGGCGCATTGATATCCAGGTTGGTTTTGGTGAAGGAGGGCTCGACCAGCGCCACGCGAATTCCGAATTTGCGCACCTCGTGATCCAGGGTCTCGGACAGTCCCTCTACCGCGTGCTTGGATGCCGAATAGAGCCCCATGTAGGGCGCCGGGAGAAAGCCCAGCACCGAGCTGACGTTGACGATGCGACCAGATCCCTGCTCGCGCATGTGCGGCAGTACCGCCTGTGCCGTGCGCAGGATGCCAAGTACGTTGGTGTCGAACAGCGACTGGGCTTCGGCAATCGACGTTTCCTCCGTCGCGCCGAGCAGGGTCACGCCTGCACTGTTGACAAGCACGTCGATGTGCCCGGCCTGGGCGATGATGGTCTGGATTCCACGTTGAACTGACGCCTCGTCGCGGATATCCACCTCGACCAGCTCGACACCCGATATTGGCTGTGCTTTTGCCGTGTTGCGTACGGTGCCGAACACCCGGCAACCCCGGCTGGCAAATTTCTCCGCGGTGGCACGTCCGATACCGGATGACACGCCGGTGATCACGATAACAGTTGAGTTAGACATAGCAGTTTCTCTCGATTTAGACATGGCAGTTTCTCTCGATCAGGTAAATTCAGGATGTGGTATCTGTTTCACGGGAGGCGTCCTGTCCTCCAGTCCCACTGAAGGCACCCAGTCCTCGCGGGCCGGACTGCCGCCGCTGCCGGGCTGGATCTTGAACCAGATGGAATACATGGCCGGCAGGAACACCAAGGTAAGAACCGTCCCGGCAAAGGTGCCGCCGATCAGCGTGTAGGCGAGCGTGCCCCAGAACACAGAGTGCGTGAGCGGAATGAAGGCCAGGATCGCCGCCAGCGCGGTCAGGATCACCGGCCGCGCGCGCTGCACGGTGGCCTCCACCACCGCGCGGAAGGGATCCAGTCCCACCTGTTTGTTGTGCTCGATCTGCCCGATCAGGATCAGCGTGTTGCGCATCAGGATTCCCGACAGTGCAATCAGGCCGACCAGCGCATTGATGCCGAACGGCTGCTGGAACAGGAGCAGAGTTGGCACTACACCGATCAGCCCCAGCGGGGCGGTCATGAACACCATGACCATCGCGGAGAAGGAGCGCACCTGGAACATAATGATGAGCAGGGTGGCCGCCAGCATAATGGGGAATATCGGCAACATGGCTTTCATCGCCTTGCCCGATTCCTCGATGGAGCCGGCCTCCTCGACGCGGTAGCCGCCCGGCAGTTTTTCCACAATGGGCTGGAGCTGCCGGGTGATGGCGGTCGAGACATCCGGCGGCTGCAGGCCCTCGGCGATGTCGCCGCGCACGGTGATGGTCGGCATGCGGTCGCGCCGGCGCATAACCGGGTCCTCCATGCGCACCTCCACCTCGCCCACCTGCGACAGCGGGATGCGCTGCCCGTTGGCGCCGGCCAGCGTGAAGTCGCCGATCCTGGCCGGATCGAGCCGGACGTCGCCTGCCGAACGGGCGGTGACCTGCACCGTGCGAATATCCTCGCGCACCGCGGTGACCGGCACGCCGCTGAGCAGGAACTGCAGTTGCTGTGCCACGTCGCTGGAGGTCAGGCCCAAAGCCTGCAAACGGTCCTGCTGCAGGGCGAAGTGCAGCCTGGGCGTGCGCGTGCCCCAGTCGGCGTTGACCGTGCGCATCATCGGGCTGGCGTCCATGACCCCCTGCACTTCAGCGGCGATTGCGCGCAGTTTCTCCGGGTCCGGGCCGGTGACCCGGTAGGCGACCGGGAAGGGCGAATAGGGGCCGAATACCAGTTGGGTGACGCGCACCTGCGCCTCGGGGGCAAGGCCGTCGGCGATGGCCCGGCGCAGCCGGTGTTTCAGCGCCTCGCGCTCTTCCTGGTTGTCGGTGCGGATCACGATCTTGGCAAACGACGGATCGGGCAACTCCGGTCCCATGGCTAAGAAGAAGCGCGGCGCGCCCTGGCCGATATAGGCGGTGACGATCCTGGCCTCTTCCTGCCCGGCCAGCCAGGCTTCCACCTTCGCCGCGGCGGCGCTGGTCTGCGTAATCGAAGAGCCATAGGGCATCTGCACCTCGACCAGCACCTCGGGGCGGTCGGATATCGGGAAGAACTGCTTCTTGACGACGCCCATGCCGAGTATGGCGAGGACGAAGAGACCGGCCACCGAGCCAGCGACCAGCCACTTGCGTGCGATGACGCGCGCCAGCACCCGGCGCAAGCGGTTGTAGCGCGGCGTGTCGTAGATAGCGGCGTGGCCGGCTTCGACTTTTTTGCCCTCGACCTTCTTAAGGTGAGGTAGCAGTTTGAAGCCCAGGTAGGGCGTGAACACCACGGCGACCACCCAGGACGCGATCAGCGCGATGCCGACGATCCAGAACATATTGCTGGTGTATTCGCCCGCGGAGGAGCGGGCGAAGCCGTTGGGCATAAAGCCGACCGCCGTGACCAGCGTGCCCGAGAGCATCGGCGCCGCGGTGAGGCTCCAGGCGTAGGCGGCGGCAGCGGCGCGGCTGAAGCCCTCTTCCATCTTCACCACCATCATTTCGATGGCGATGATGGCGTCGTCCACCAGCAGGCCCAGCGCCAGGATCAGCGACCCCAGGGTGATGCGGTCGAAGTTCTTGCCGGTGGCGAGCATCACCAGGAAGACCACCGCCAGTGTCAGCGGCACGGCCGCGGCGACGACGAGGCCCGCGCGCCAGCCCATGCTCAAAAAACTCACCAGCATGACCACCAGCAATGCGACGAAGAACTTGACCATGAACTCATCGACCGCGGCGCTGATGTTGACGGCCTGGTCCGTGACCTTGGTCAGGCTCATGCCCAGGGGCATCTCGGCGTTGATCGCAGTCACCTCCTCGTCCAGCGCCTTGCCCAGGTCGAGCCCGTTCCAGCCGTCGCGCATGATGATGCCCAGCAGCAGGACCGGCTCGCCGCCGCTGCGAACCAGGAAAGTCGTCGGGTCTTCATAGCCGCGCTTGACGGTGGCGATGTCCGACAGCTTCAGGGTGCGGCCCTGCGCCACCACCGGCGTATCGCGGATCTTCTGCAATTCGTCGAAGGCGCCCTCCAGGCGAATGAACACCTGCGGTCCCTGGGTTTCCACCGAGCCGGCCGGGGTCAGGGCATTCTGGCTGTTGAGCGCGGCGAACACCTGCTGCGGGCTGACGCCGAGCGTGGCCAGGCGCTCATGGGAAAACTCCACATAGATGCGCTCGGACTGCTCGCCGATGATGTTGACCTTCTTCACCCCCGGCACGTGCAGCAGCCGCTGGCGCAGCGTCTCCGCATCGCGTACCAGCAGGCGCTGCGGCTCGCCGTTGGCCTTGAGTGCGAACAGTGCAAAGGTGACGTCCGCGTATTCGTCGTTGACCATGGGCCCGATCACGCCGGTCGGAAGCTCAATGGCCTCGTCGCCGACTTTTTTGCGGGCCTGGTAGAACTGCTCCTGCACTTCCGAAGGCGGTGTGCTGTCGAGCAGGGTCAGGGTCGTGAAGGCCAGGCCGGGCCTGGTATAGGTTTCGGCGCGGTCGTACCAGCGCAGCTCCTGCAGGCGCTTTTCGAGCTTCTCGGCCACCTGGTCCTGCATCTCCTGCGCGGTGGCCCCGGGCCAGGCGGTAACGATGGTCATCACCTTGATCGTGAAGGCGGGGTCTTCCGCGCGGCCCAACTGGAAGAAGGAAACGAGCCCGGCCAGCGAGATCAGGAAGATCAGGAACAGGGTGACGGCGCGCTCGCGTACGGCGAGCGCCGACAGGTTGAATCGATGTTCTTTCACGGGCGGGCTCCCTCTGCCGCGGCCTGGCCGGCCACCCGCACCCGCTCGCCTTCGCGCAGCAGGTGGGCGCCGAGCGCGACTATACGCTCGCCTTGGTTGAGCCCGGCGACGAGCGCGCCATCGTCATCCAGGCTCAGGACCGCGACCGCTCGCCAGTGAACCTCGGCCGGCTCGCCGCTGATGACCCACACGCCCGGCCCCTTGCCCGCGTCGAACAGGGCGCCGATCGGCACCCGAAAGCCGCCCTGCGCGGACGGATTTCCGTCAGCAATCCGGATGGTGACGGTGGTGCCCAACGGCGCCTCGGCCAGTTCTCCCTCCAGCACATAGCGCGCCTCGAAGGTGCGGGTCTGGCGGTCCGCGGTATCCGAGAGCTGCCGCAGCCTGGTGGGAACGGTCACATTTTCTTTGCCGAAGAGCCTGGCCTGCCCGGCGGAACCGATCGCGGGGCGCAGGGTTTCCGGCAACTGGACCACGGCTTCGCGCGGTCCGGCGTGGGCCAGGCGCACCACCACCTGGCCGACGTTGACCACCTGGCCGGGTTCCACCAGCGTTTCCATGACGACCCCATCGGCATCGGCCAGCAGCTCCGCATAGCGGGTCGCATTGCGGGCCACTTCGGCCTGGGCCTCGGCCGCCCTGAGCTGCGCCTCGGCGGCATCCGCCGCCGCCTTGGCCTGGTCGTAGGCCGAAGCCGATATCGCGCCGGTTCCCAGCAGGCGGCGGTATCGGGCCTCATCCTCCGCTGTCTGATGGGCCCGGGCCCGCGCAGCGGTGACCGTTTCCCGCTGCGCATGCGCTGCGAGCTTCAAATCGACGGGGTCGATGCGCATCAGCGGCTGGCCGCGCTGGACGGTTTGCCCCGTATCCACGAGCCGCTCCAGCACCTTGCCGGAGACGCGAAAGCCCAGGTCGCTCTGGACCCGGGCGGCTACGGTCCCCGTGAAGGAGCGCGATGTAGAGGATGTCCCCTGGACGGTGGCGACCCGCACCAGCGGCGCTTCGGTGCGCGGATCGGGTGGCGTTTTCTCGCCGCAGGCGACCAGCGCAAACGGCAATGCGCAGAGGACGGCGGATGAAACGAGGCGACGGCAGAGCATGAGAGTCCCCTTGGTGAACCAGTCAGGGCTCTCACTATGAGTCTGGTGACCAAATTAGTCAACAGTCACTGTTCTATGGGTGATCCATACGTCATGGCGATAGGCTGCGGAGCACCAGACCCGACAGCTGGGCCGGTGCTTCCTCGGTGTAATCGAAGCTGTGTTGCAGGAGCAGCGGGTTGAGATAGGGGCGGATAACGAGATAGATCGCCGCCGCGGTTTCATCGAGGGGCGTCTTGCGCTCGAAATCCCCCGCCTGCCGGCCCTCCTGCAGGATGTCCTGAAGCAATTGCTGGACGCGTTCCTCATAGGCGCGCGCCGCCTGCCAGCCCTCGGAAGCCGCCGCGGCCGCGATCTCATAGAGCTTGCGATCCTCGAAGAACAGGCGAAGGCTCGCCTCGACGATCGCTTTGAACATCCGCCGCAGCTTCTCCGGCGGCCGATCGGCCTCGTCGACCGCCGCCCGGACCTCGGTTTCGATCTCGCGCAGGCAGTTCGCGCAGATCATCTCGCCGATGGCCTGCTTGGACTCGAAGAACTTGTAGATGTACGCCTTGGAAAAGCCGATGGCCTTGGCGAGATCGGAGACGGTGGTCTTCTGGTAGCCGTAACGGCTGAAGTACTCGGTGGCCGCGGCGACGACCTGATCGCGCACATCGTGATCGGCCGGGCCGCGGGACGAAACTGGATAGGTGTTTTCTTTGCTCATGGGGTGCAGCTTACCGCCGGCCTCGAAGATTGACAACGAGTGACCAATACGTAATTTGGTCGCTAATCAACTCTATCTCCTGCTACGGCAGAAGTCCATGCTGGAGCGGTACCTGGGTCAGGCGGTGAGCAGCGGCTCCCAGATGGTGATGGCGCTCAGCCCCACTTCATTTCGCCCTTGGCGACCTTGGCGCCGATTTGCAGGGCGATGCCCATGCCGGCGTCCGGATAGCGCTTGGTCATTGCTGCAATGAGTTCAGCGCTGTCAGCCGCCTTGGCCAACTCCTCTTCGAAGGCCAGGAGGTAGTCCCGGGTATAGGTAATTGCAGAGACGTCGGTTGCCGCTCCGGGAGCCAGATGCCCGGGAATCACGGTGGCCGGTTTGCGCGCTGCCATGGCGTTGAGATTCTTCACCCAGTCTGCGTGAGCCTCCGTGCTAGCCGTGTCTGCCGTCCATACGTGCACACCCGAGAAAACCATGACGCCGCCGAAGATGGCATTGAGCGAGGGTACCCAGAGATAACGGCGGTTGGCCAGGCCATCGGCATCGATGATCTCGATGGTCTCGCCTTCCAGGCTCAGCGTGCGACCATCGAAAGCTTCCGGCAGTACTATGTCAGCCATGGTTTGGGGGCCGTTTTCCTGGAGTTGTGGCCCCCAGGTGGCCAGCTTCTTGTCAACATTGCCCTTGATCGCAGCAATTGTCGCGGGAGCGGCTATCACGCGTGCATCGGGGAATGCCGCCTTGACCGGAGCGAGGCTGAAGTAATAGTCGGGATCACTCTGGCTGATGTAGATGGTGGTCAGCGTCTTCCCGGTAGCCTCGATCGCTTCAGCCAGCGCTTTGCCGTCGGGAAAAGTAAAGCCACCGTCAATAAGAACGGCTTCGCGAGCGCCGGTGATCAATACCGGGGCACGAAAGAAGCCGTTTTCGCCGGCCGGGAAATGCTTCCAGTTCAGACTGGTTTCTGCGGCCAGGGTACTCCCGCTGCCGATAAAGGTCGCTGCAACGCCGGCTGCGGCCATCGTCTTGAGAACATCGCGTCTTGTCTTCATGATTTTCTTCCTCTCTATACAATGAAGTGGAACTGCGGGTGGTTTTCGGGCCTGTAGGCCAAATGATTGTTGTTCAAGCAGCTTTTAACTGATCAATCAACGCTCGGGGGTTGGAGTAGATTGCGCTTGACTGCAGCATCCGGCGCTCTTTCCCGGTGTCGGCGACAAAAACCGGCACACCGCGCGCACCGAGTTCCCACAGGAGAGTTCCTGCCCGGTTAATGCGGATTCGATTCGCTTCGAGAAGATCTGCATCGGGATACTCCACCATCGCGGCGGCCTCATCCAGGCCGAGTGAAGCCAATAGGGAGGCCAGCAATTTCAAGTCAGTTATGTCTTTGCCGTCGACGAAGCGCGCGCGCTGTATCGCCTTGAGGGCTTCCAGTTCCCGTGCCGGGGCCGTCAGTGACACCGCGGTCAGCGCTACGGTGGTGGGGCCACTGTCGAAAAATTGCCGGCGATCTCCGAGCACCTCTTCGCGATAGCGCTCCGTGAAGCTCTGCCCCGTGAGGTGGGCAATACGCTGGTCGTTGCTCCAGGCATAGGCCGCGAAATCGTCGTCCATGGGTCTCGCGCCCTCGCCTGAAAACAGGCCGGTGGGGAGCAATTCAATGGTTGCGCCCGGAACTTCCTCCACAGCAGACAGGGCCGGTGTGGCGCCGTAGCACCAGCCACACAGGGGATCAAACAAATAGCGAAGGGTCGTGTTCATGGCGAATTCCTCTATTGACGGCGCCCATCATAGGGAAGAGGCATTGATCTTTAAATGCACACGTGATACACAATCTGTATGTCAAAAACATACAATCAAAGTGAAGCCGGCTTGGGAGAGTTGGGAAACCTGAGGCGCCTTGTTTACTTTGCCGCGGTCGTGGAAACGGGCTCCT carries:
- a CDS encoding efflux RND transporter permease subunit, with product MKEHRFNLSALAVRERAVTLFLIFLISLAGLVSFFQLGRAEDPAFTIKVMTIVTAWPGATAQEMQDQVAEKLEKRLQELRWYDRAETYTRPGLAFTTLTLLDSTPPSEVQEQFYQARKKVGDEAIELPTGVIGPMVNDEYADVTFALFALKANGEPQRLLVRDAETLRQRLLHVPGVKKVNIIGEQSERIYVEFSHERLATLGVSPQQVFAALNSQNALTPAGSVETQGPQVFIRLEGAFDELQKIRDTPVVAQGRTLKLSDIATVKRGYEDPTTFLVRSGGEPVLLLGIIMRDGWNGLDLGKALDEEVTAINAEMPLGMSLTKVTDQAVNISAAVDEFMVKFFVALLVVMLVSFLSMGWRAGLVVAAAVPLTLAVVFLVMLATGKNFDRITLGSLILALGLLVDDAIIAIEMMVVKMEEGFSRAAAAAYAWSLTAAPMLSGTLVTAVGFMPNGFARSSAGEYTSNMFWIVGIALIASWVVAVVFTPYLGFKLLPHLKKVEGKKVEAGHAAIYDTPRYNRLRRVLARVIARKWLVAGSVAGLFVLAILGMGVVKKQFFPISDRPEVLVEVQMPYGSSITQTSAAAAKVEAWLAGQEEARIVTAYIGQGAPRFFLAMGPELPDPSFAKIVIRTDNQEEREALKHRLRRAIADGLAPEAQVRVTQLVFGPYSPFPVAYRVTGPDPEKLRAIAAEVQGVMDASPMMRTVNADWGTRTPRLHFALQQDRLQALGLTSSDVAQQLQFLLSGVPVTAVREDIRTVQVTARSAGDVRLDPARIGDFTLAGANGQRIPLSQVGEVEVRMEDPVMRRRDRMPTITVRGDIAEGLQPPDVSTAITRQLQPIVEKLPGGYRVEEAGSIEESGKAMKAMLPIFPIMLAATLLIIMFQVRSFSAMVMVFMTAPLGLIGVVPTLLLFQQPFGINALVGLIALSGILMRNTLILIGQIEHNKQVGLDPFRAVVEATVQRARPVILTALAAILAFIPLTHSVFWGTLAYTLIGGTFAGTVLTLVFLPAMYSIWFKIQPGSGGSPAREDWVPSVGLEDRTPPVKQIPHPEFT
- a CDS encoding efflux RND transporter periplasmic adaptor subunit codes for the protein MLCRRLVSSAVLCALPFALVACGEKTPPDPRTEAPLVRVATVQGTSSTSRSFTGTVAARVQSDLGFRVSGKVLERLVDTGQTVQRGQPLMRIDPVDLKLAAHAQRETVTAARARAHQTAEDEARYRRLLGTGAISASAYDQAKAAADAAEAQLRAAEAQAEVARNATRYAELLADADGVVMETLVEPGQVVNVGQVVVRLAHAGPREAVVQLPETLRPAIGSAGQARLFGKENVTVPTRLRQLSDTADRQTRTFEARYVLEGELAEAPLGTTVTIRIADGNPSAQGGFRVPIGALFDAGKGPGVWVISGEPAEVHWRAVAVLSLDDDGALVAGLNQGERIVALGAHLLREGERVRVAGQAAAEGARP
- a CDS encoding TetR/AcrR family transcriptional regulator, which encodes MSKENTYPVSSRGPADHDVRDQVVAAATEYFSRYGYQKTTVSDLAKAIGFSKAYIYKFFESKQAIGEMICANCLREIETEVRAAVDEADRPPEKLRRMFKAIVEASLRLFFEDRKLYEIAAAAASEGWQAARAYEERVQQLLQDILQEGRQAGDFERKTPLDETAAAIYLVIRPYLNPLLLQHSFDYTEEAPAQLSGLVLRSLSP
- the fabF gene encoding beta-ketoacyl-ACP synthase II, yielding MSVGNAARIVVTGTGTVGPLGCGTEIVWSRLLAGQSGIRALPADLADGTGVAIGGQVPTLAEDAQAGFDPERSIAAKERKKMDRFIEFALVAAQEALAQAAWQPTDEKQRQRTATVIASGVGGFGAIAEAVRTTDNRGPRRLSPFTAPSFLVNMAAGHISIQHGFTGPLGAPVTACAAGVQAIGDAARLIRSGEADIAVCGGTEAAIHRVTLGAFAAARALSTGFNDRPSEASRPFDRDRDGFVMAEGAGLLVIESLEHALARGARPLAELVGYGTSADAYHLTAGPEDGSGARRAMQQALQQAGIAPDDVQHINAHATSTQVGDRSELAGILSVFGTGSGAAITSTKSSTGHLLGAAGGIEAIFTILALRDQVAPPTLNLINPDEAADGLDLVGPAVRKMPIQYALSNGFGFGGVNASVVFRRWESHR
- a CDS encoding DsbA family protein, producing the protein MNTTLRYLFDPLCGWCYGATPALSAVEEVPGATIELLPTGLFSGEGARPMDDDFAAYAWSNDQRIAHLTGQSFTERYREEVLGDRRQFFDSGPTTVALTAVSLTAPARELEALKAIQRARFVDGKDITDLKLLASLLASLGLDEAAAMVEYPDADLLEANRIRINRAGTLLWELGARGVPVFVADTGKERRMLQSSAIYSNPRALIDQLKAA
- a CDS encoding oxidoreductase; translated protein: MSNSTVIVITGVSSGIGRATAEKFASRGCRVFGTVRNTAKAQPISGVELVEVDIRDEASVQRGIQTIIAQAGHIDVLVNSAGVTLLGATEETSIAEAQSLFDTNVLGILRTAQAVLPHMREQGSGRIVNVSSVLGFLPAPYMGLYSASKHAVEGLSETLDHEVRKFGIRVALVEPSFTKTNLDINAPQTAAKIPAYDAERSVVSQAIQKNVHKAPQPDGVASTIVDAALGSWKMRRTPKGEASLLRKLRRFMPAGPVEKGLRKAFGLA
- a CDS encoding MBL fold metallo-hydrolase; translation: MKTRRDVLKTMAAAGVAATFIGSGSTLAAETSLNWKHFPAGENGFFRAPVLITGAREAVLIDGGFTFPDGKALAEAIEATGKTLTTIYISQSDPDYYFSLAPVKAAFPDARVIAAPATIAAIKGNVDKKLATWGPQLQENGPQTMADIVLPEAFDGRTLSLEGETIEIIDADGLANRRYLWVPSLNAIFGGVMVFSGVHVWTADTASTEAHADWVKNLNAMAARKPATVIPGHLAPGAATDVSAITYTRDYLLAFEEELAKAADSAELIAAMTKRYPDAGMGIALQIGAKVAKGEMKWG